A window from Leptospira meyeri encodes these proteins:
- a CDS encoding SpoIIE family protein phosphatase — protein MKRETLFWDLTLKLEAFTHTVPVPFAVYYAIITQKMEPEHWKIFIALCVVFATGIGLLGTFIRHLLLKYVYAKIERVSIPATGLSSLSKEEMEYARSVKILLFRYPLLEAIIIVIRWLSGVIPISFLFFYLVAYMPSVLRSAIFTFVMIAPISFVTYYFISESCIRPLFDLPQIKNIELQEKDIPKFNYFARILVAFFSLAALPFVIFSYILYSLTMGEIAVQDPLIPIVTVSFIFIIPLIVCSYVVAKSVNEGLNETSRSLGELSKGNFDVVVTPKSSDDFAKQAFYLNSVITKLKGMYEEIRNLNEGLEEKVTQRTNELNQSLKDISNLKIQQDGDYFLTYQLLNPLAIKDVVSTQLEVDHLVRQKKVFEYKNQRYDIGGDINISHSIVLQNRRFLLFANADAMGKSMQGAGGALVFGAVFQSIVQRTKTDPGYQAFGPEDWLKYNLQEMHMIFEAFDGTMLVSLTMGLLEEDTGRLFFLNAEHPSLVLYRKGKAEYISADVSYRKLGTLGAMPIQHIKEFQLQAEDILIIGSDGKDDLLRLDEEGKWEVNSDEQTFLKLVESTEANLLAITKQIESLGQVIDDISLIKICYLPKKIS, from the coding sequence GTGAAACGAGAAACTCTTTTCTGGGATCTTACTCTAAAACTAGAAGCATTCACACACACCGTCCCTGTTCCCTTTGCTGTATACTATGCAATCATCACACAAAAAATGGAACCAGAACATTGGAAAATTTTCATTGCACTTTGTGTGGTTTTTGCGACCGGGATTGGCCTACTTGGTACTTTTATTCGCCACCTTCTTCTCAAATATGTATATGCAAAAATTGAAAGGGTTTCTATTCCAGCAACCGGACTTTCATCTCTTTCAAAAGAAGAAATGGAATATGCTAGATCAGTAAAAATACTTTTATTCCGTTACCCTTTGTTAGAAGCCATTATTATCGTAATACGTTGGTTATCTGGTGTAATCCCAATTAGTTTTTTATTTTTTTATTTGGTGGCATATATGCCATCTGTTCTTCGTTCTGCCATTTTTACTTTTGTCATGATTGCACCTATTTCATTTGTTACATATTATTTCATATCCGAAAGTTGTATTCGCCCACTTTTCGACCTTCCTCAGATCAAAAACATAGAACTACAAGAAAAGGATATTCCCAAATTTAATTATTTCGCAAGGATCCTTGTTGCTTTTTTTAGTTTGGCAGCTCTCCCTTTTGTTATCTTTTCCTATATTCTGTATTCACTTACAATGGGAGAAATCGCTGTTCAGGATCCACTGATTCCGATTGTTACTGTTTCCTTTATTTTTATCATCCCTCTTATCGTTTGTTCTTATGTAGTTGCTAAATCTGTGAATGAAGGACTAAATGAAACCAGCAGATCTTTAGGAGAACTTTCTAAAGGAAATTTTGATGTTGTTGTTACTCCAAAATCCAGTGATGATTTTGCCAAACAAGCATTCTATTTAAACTCAGTGATTACCAAGTTAAAAGGTATGTATGAAGAAATTAGAAACTTAAATGAAGGATTGGAAGAAAAGGTCACACAAAGAACCAACGAACTCAATCAATCTCTAAAAGATATTAGCAATTTAAAAATCCAACAAGATGGCGATTATTTTCTTACCTATCAACTACTAAACCCTCTGGCTATTAAAGACGTAGTTAGTACACAACTAGAAGTGGATCATCTTGTCCGACAAAAAAAAGTCTTCGAATACAAAAACCAAAGATATGACATTGGTGGTGATATCAACATTTCCCATTCCATCGTATTACAAAACAGAAGGTTCTTATTATTTGCCAATGCGGATGCCATGGGAAAATCTATGCAAGGTGCGGGGGGTGCTCTTGTATTTGGAGCTGTTTTTCAGTCCATTGTCCAAAGGACAAAAACAGATCCAGGATACCAAGCCTTTGGTCCAGAGGATTGGTTGAAATACAATCTCCAAGAAATGCATATGATCTTTGAAGCATTTGATGGAACCATGCTCGTATCCCTCACCATGGGGCTTCTAGAAGAAGACACAGGAAGATTATTTTTTTTAAATGCGGAACATCCTTCCCTTGTTTTATATCGAAAAGGAAAAGCAGAGTATATTTCCGCAGACGTGTCGTATAGAAAATTAGGGACCTTAGGTGCAATGCCCATCCAACATATCAAAGAATTCCAACTCCAAGCAGAAGATATTCTGATCATTGGATCCGATGGAAAAGATGATCTTTTGCGTTTAGATGAAGAAGGAAAATGGGAAGTGAATTCAGACGAACAGACTTTTTTAAAACTTGTTGAATCAACAGAAGCCAACTTACTTGCCATCACAAAACAAATCGAGTCCTTAGGCCAAGTCATCGATGATATTTCTCTAATAAAAATTTGTTATTTACCCAAAAAAATTTCTTAG
- a CDS encoding methyl-accepting chemotaxis protein produces the protein MRQNFPITNKEVEFQEGTKITSKTDLKGIITYVNEDFLRISGYTEKELIGQPHNLIRHPEMPKGAFQDLWETIKAQHSWVGIVKNRCKNGDFYWVDANVSPIYEDGKHVGYMSVRTKATTEQIRNAEILYAKMNSGRGKLETTAPSIFGFSCPSVFLIQTIVSGFLLVLFYLKADFDLVFLSSPLISILGFVLFMITATFGFLTIRKNKNSFLKVKEYLENLYSGKLKFDVIFETRGDYSEIFPLIKKTQFEFRGMISQLIGNAEIVKTQIGALTYAVEHIHIAFQELSKAMYSLADSSIVTRESSDSIFQEMDILNHLISNIRTESNVVQLESTESYHFSLVGKNCSDKAMAQFQKARKQIFKTSEVIKELGEKTKAIRKITETITSISEKTNLLSLNASIESARAGEAGKGFAVVAGEVGKLAEQSNQSAKEISAFISELTSKILQTVTDIKEGLTEVEIGSLEFESVQMEMDKILKNAEETKTSAEKINGSTEGTESMSGNVLGNMEKIQTQLINTSAIVEELSAAANEQKQTIGAIEESITNLGFVADRLDSVAFRFQF, from the coding sequence ATGCGTCAGAATTTTCCCATCACAAACAAGGAAGTAGAGTTCCAAGAAGGAACCAAGATCACTTCCAAAACAGATCTAAAAGGAATCATCACTTATGTGAATGAGGATTTTTTACGCATTAGTGGATACACAGAAAAAGAACTCATTGGACAACCACACAACCTAATCCGTCATCCCGAGATGCCAAAAGGTGCATTTCAAGATCTGTGGGAAACAATTAAGGCACAACATTCTTGGGTGGGTATTGTGAAGAACCGCTGTAAAAACGGGGATTTTTACTGGGTGGATGCAAACGTCTCACCAATTTACGAAGATGGAAAACATGTCGGTTACATGTCAGTTCGCACCAAGGCAACCACAGAACAAATTCGTAATGCAGAAATCTTATATGCGAAAATGAATTCTGGACGAGGCAAACTTGAGACAACAGCACCATCGATTTTTGGGTTCTCATGTCCTTCTGTTTTTTTAATACAAACGATTGTTAGTGGATTTTTGTTGGTATTGTTTTATCTTAAAGCAGACTTTGATTTAGTTTTTCTCTCGAGCCCACTCATATCAATTTTGGGTTTTGTTTTATTTATGATTACGGCAACGTTTGGGTTTCTAACGATTCGCAAAAATAAAAATTCCTTTCTAAAGGTGAAGGAATATCTTGAGAATTTATACAGTGGGAAATTGAAATTCGATGTGATTTTTGAGACTAGAGGTGATTATTCCGAAATTTTCCCATTGATTAAAAAAACACAATTTGAATTTCGAGGAATGATTTCTCAATTGATCGGGAACGCCGAAATTGTAAAAACTCAAATTGGTGCTCTCACTTACGCTGTCGAACATATTCATATCGCCTTTCAGGAATTATCTAAGGCTATGTATTCCTTGGCAGATTCTAGTATTGTGACTCGTGAAAGTTCTGATAGTATTTTCCAAGAAATGGATATACTGAATCATCTAATAAGTAATATACGAACAGAGTCGAATGTTGTCCAGTTGGAATCCACGGAGTCATATCACTTTTCCTTAGTTGGAAAAAATTGTTCTGATAAGGCAATGGCCCAATTTCAGAAAGCCAGAAAACAAATTTTCAAAACTTCTGAGGTCATTAAAGAACTTGGTGAAAAAACCAAGGCGATTCGAAAAATTACAGAGACTATTACTTCTATTTCTGAAAAGACAAACTTACTCTCATTAAATGCTTCCATAGAATCGGCAAGGGCAGGGGAGGCTGGAAAAGGTTTTGCAGTGGTTGCAGGGGAAGTCGGCAAACTTGCAGAACAATCTAATCAATCGGCCAAAGAAATATCTGCTTTCATCTCTGAATTAACATCAAAAATTTTACAAACGGTCACTGATATCAAAGAAGGACTTACTGAAGTTGAGATCGGATCATTGGAGTTTGAATCCGTTCAAATGGAGATGGACAAAATTTTAAAGAATGCAGAAGAAACAAAGACCAGTGCAGAAAAGATCAATGGTTCTACGGAAGGAACTGAATCGATGTCGGGAAATGTTTTAGGAAATATGGAAAAGATTCAAACGCAACTTATCAATACATCTGCGATTGTAGAAGAGTTATCAGCTGCAGCAAACGAACAAAAACAAACCATTGGGGCGATTGAAGAGTCTATCACTAACTTAGGGTTCGTTGCAGACAGATTGGACTCAGTTGCTTTTCGTTTTCAGTTTTAA
- a CDS encoding OsmC family protein yields MTNPDSNAKPKMKFQVETLRVDSHSSLSRCKSAEITLDTDMAGNSNAFNPAELLLSALSACIIKGVERVAPILHFQFNGIQVIVDGIRQDVPPKMESIRYEVIVDTDESDDRLHLLHENIKKYGTVFNTIAPGTDLAGEIRRK; encoded by the coding sequence ATGACAAACCCGGACTCAAATGCAAAACCAAAAATGAAATTCCAAGTGGAAACTTTGAGAGTTGATTCCCATTCGAGTCTTTCTCGATGTAAATCAGCAGAAATAACATTAGATACGGATATGGCTGGAAATTCAAATGCATTTAATCCGGCGGAGTTGTTACTGTCAGCTCTTTCGGCTTGCATCATTAAGGGAGTGGAAAGGGTGGCTCCCATCCTTCATTTCCAATTCAATGGGATTCAAGTCATTGTCGATGGAATTCGTCAGGATGTACCACCAAAAATGGAATCGATTCGCTACGAAGTCATTGTGGATACAGACGAATCAGATGACCGTCTGCATTTGTTACATGAAAATATAAAAAAATATGGAACTGTGTTTAACACCATTGCCCCAGGTACTGATTTGGCAGGAGAAATCCGAAGAAAGTAA
- a CDS encoding DUF2721 domain-containing protein, whose amino-acid sequence MFESFSNSEILSGMITPAVLVSACASLIFSTANRLGRIFDRVNLLKSEVELLLEGKRGFQKERMVYMRHQLSVQKKRAVLIQRSMAFLYLATSLFVISSLTLAITLAFAKEYSWIPTVVAITGGICLFLASALLFYESRYNLTFINRQIEFTEFLEREVDKK is encoded by the coding sequence ATGTTCGAATCGTTTTCCAATTCTGAAATCCTTTCCGGTATGATCACCCCAGCCGTTCTTGTTTCCGCATGTGCTAGTTTGATATTTTCCACAGCCAACAGACTAGGACGAATTTTTGATCGCGTGAATCTTTTGAAATCGGAAGTGGAATTACTACTCGAAGGCAAACGAGGTTTTCAAAAGGAACGGATGGTTTATATGCGCCACCAACTCTCTGTTCAAAAAAAACGTGCCGTCCTCATCCAACGTTCCATGGCCTTTTTGTATTTGGCAACTTCCCTGTTTGTGATTTCGAGTCTGACACTTGCCATCACCCTTGCCTTTGCCAAAGAATATTCTTGGATACCCACTGTGGTGGCAATCACCGGTGGAATTTGTTTGTTTTTGGCTAGTGCCCTTTTATTTTACGAAAGCAGATACAATCTAACATTCATTAACCGGCAAATTGAATTTACGGAATTTCTAGAAAGGGAAGTGGATAAGAAATAG
- a CDS encoding MFS transporter, with protein sequence MNQTKLKLPIKMGYGLAETGITAVQLFTQIYLLKFYTEIVGLNSSLAGIALSISVVWDAVSDPLMGRISDHTHSKWGRRRPYILLGGVLLSLAVLLLFSPPHLTTQIGKFTYLLSVYLFVNTAMTIISVPHIALGGELSFERNERTSVFGWRLFFSNIGMLIGMIVPAAILQSLGDESSKENIILSRTTAGEIVSLVILVSSIITFFVTKGKDRTVKKLEQKIPFFKAFISVLKNKMFLILLFAFIIATIGRTFNSAIALYYYEFRLGLKESLVVINILLPFFLVLLLSIGFWVWIAKKIGKKIPAFLGVFCLGILTVIAYPLFPYGELRPPLIVAFIGGICAGSILIMDSILTDVVDYDEFKTGEKREGLYFGIWKMGVKFSQAFGIAITGFLLDLIGFQNGAPTQSQEVGFRLAMIFGPGVGFFFIFGSILFLFFPLTDKKHIQVQRILLKRKQKGPLLKEELS encoded by the coding sequence ATGAACCAAACAAAACTAAAACTCCCCATAAAAATGGGATATGGATTGGCAGAAACTGGCATAACAGCCGTTCAACTATTCACACAAATTTACTTGCTCAAATTTTACACAGAAATCGTGGGCTTAAACTCAAGTTTGGCCGGGATTGCTCTTTCTATTTCGGTCGTCTGGGATGCCGTCAGTGACCCTCTGATGGGCAGAATTTCTGATCATACTCATTCCAAATGGGGACGAAGAAGACCTTATATCCTTTTGGGTGGAGTTTTACTTTCACTTGCAGTTCTTCTTCTCTTTTCCCCTCCTCATCTAACAACGCAAATAGGGAAATTTACTTACCTTTTATCAGTTTATCTTTTTGTAAACACTGCCATGACGATTATCTCTGTTCCTCATATCGCCTTAGGGGGAGAACTGAGTTTCGAAAGGAACGAAAGGACTTCTGTTTTTGGTTGGAGACTGTTCTTTAGTAACATTGGAATGCTGATTGGTATGATTGTTCCTGCTGCCATTTTACAATCTTTAGGTGACGAATCTTCCAAAGAAAACATAATCCTATCGCGCACAACTGCAGGAGAAATTGTGTCTTTAGTCATTTTGGTTTCTTCCATCATTACATTTTTTGTGACAAAAGGAAAAGACAGAACAGTAAAAAAGTTAGAACAAAAAATCCCATTTTTTAAAGCGTTTATATCCGTTTTAAAAAACAAAATGTTTCTCATTTTGCTTTTTGCCTTTATCATCGCAACCATTGGTAGAACCTTTAATTCCGCTATTGCACTTTACTATTACGAATTTCGTTTGGGGCTCAAGGAGTCTTTGGTTGTCATCAATATCCTCCTCCCATTTTTTTTAGTCCTGCTCCTTTCGATTGGATTTTGGGTTTGGATCGCTAAAAAAATTGGGAAAAAAATCCCTGCTTTTCTCGGCGTTTTTTGCCTGGGAATTCTAACCGTCATCGCCTATCCTCTGTTTCCTTATGGAGAGTTAAGACCACCACTCATTGTTGCATTTATCGGAGGAATCTGTGCCGGTTCCATCCTCATTATGGACTCCATCTTAACTGATGTTGTGGATTATGATGAATTCAAAACAGGAGAAAAACGAGAGGGATTGTATTTTGGAATTTGGAAGATGGGTGTTAAATTTTCGCAAGCCTTTGGAATTGCCATCACCGGTTTTTTACTCGACTTGATTGGATTTCAAAATGGAGCTCCGACACAATCACAAGAAGTAGGATTTCGCCTTGCTATGATTTTTGGACCTGGTGTTGGATTCTTTTTTATTTTTGGATCCATTCTCTTTTTGTTTTTTCCCCTCACTGACAAAAAACATATCCAAGTCCAAAGAATCTTATTGAAACGAAAACAAAAAGGCCCTCTCCTTAAGGAAGAATTATCATGA
- a CDS encoding DUF1554 domain-containing protein — translation MFNGKSLIFGKFTRIFILIASVTMTLALSFSCAEKSENSDLSSAAVALVTQNQSSSSATTANTSTGTCATNGFCKMFATAGAATKNAGIAGLDNNCQTDTNKPSGGGTYKALVTDGVNRKACTTANCSGGTSEHIGWVLKPNKEYRRKDGTTVIGTTTANGVFSFPLTNSVEILANLVITNGIVTGMNADWTSNASDCLDWTTNAGGNSTTFGTWDSTGSGLIGGVGTSGCSNVHMLVCVEQ, via the coding sequence ATGTTCAATGGAAAATCCTTAATTTTTGGAAAATTTACTCGTATTTTTATACTCATCGCTTCCGTTACAATGACACTCGCATTGTCTTTTTCTTGTGCGGAAAAATCAGAAAACAGCGACCTTAGTAGTGCAGCCGTGGCACTAGTGACACAAAACCAGTCTTCGTCAAGTGCCACCACAGCTAATACTTCTACCGGGACTTGTGCCACAAATGGATTTTGTAAAATGTTCGCAACAGCCGGAGCTGCCACTAAAAATGCAGGGATTGCTGGACTTGATAACAACTGCCAAACGGATACAAATAAACCATCAGGGGGCGGAACCTACAAAGCACTTGTAACTGATGGTGTGAACCGAAAGGCCTGCACCACAGCAAATTGCAGTGGTGGGACTTCCGAACACATAGGTTGGGTATTAAAACCGAATAAAGAATATCGTCGTAAAGACGGAACCACAGTGATTGGAACGACGACAGCCAATGGAGTGTTTAGCTTCCCATTGACAAACTCCGTTGAAATATTAGCGAATTTAGTCATTACCAATGGAATTGTTACAGGAATGAATGCCGATTGGACAAGTAATGCAAGTGATTGTTTGGATTGGACAACCAATGCAGGTGGCAATAGTACGACATTCGGCACTTGGGATTCTACAGGATCAGGACTCATTGGAGGGGTAGGAACCAGTGGTTGTTCCAATGTACACATGTTAGTTTGTGTAGAACAATAA
- a CDS encoding adenylate/guanylate cyclase domain-containing protein, whose protein sequence is MKPGRTLQFIAFLLIYFIVPFCACLFTLLFANYTASAFLPDQFLALFEATQIKNDLTLAIFTWAPFPIITLILFFYSLPIAKFLFSTKGCNFISEERARHRIVHSPLTISILGFIGWELSNFLSVCRIDRLFPEAPHQSIVTVSILFGFWGLFAFAFSYATTTYLNKLLIIPCVFPEGGLGKYAHGKQFSIVTKQFIFWAASTLFPIVLLIFGILLRTNQNIFNLHELVHNDVLFEVIAIMLVFSFAFAMSFASSLQHPLNQIEKATALIKEQKFDTRVKIFSSDELGLLGDAVNEMAEGLAERERIKDTFGRIVDPRVRDYLLSNEHSLGGKVVEASILFSDLRDFTTLSEKRKPEEVLYILNRYFQEMSNAIEIHGGFINKFIGDAILAVFGTPMPMADHAERAFATALQMQKNLDSLNAQFLREGLTELKMGIGIHTGSLLVGNIGSANRMEFTVIGDTVNTASRVEGLCKGLKKNLLLTENTSILLPENIRSKLKPEGEYELKGRETKESIYSYSNAE, encoded by the coding sequence ATGAAACCAGGTCGCACTCTACAATTCATTGCCTTTTTACTAATCTATTTTATTGTTCCTTTTTGTGCCTGTTTGTTTACGTTGTTATTTGCTAACTATACCGCGTCTGCTTTTTTGCCAGACCAGTTCCTAGCATTATTCGAAGCCACTCAAATCAAAAACGATTTAACACTCGCTATATTTACTTGGGCACCCTTTCCCATCATTACTCTCATTTTATTCTTTTATAGTTTACCAATTGCAAAATTTCTTTTTTCTACTAAAGGTTGTAACTTTATCTCAGAAGAGAGAGCTCGTCATCGAATTGTTCACTCACCACTGACGATAAGTATATTAGGATTTATTGGTTGGGAACTTTCAAATTTTTTAAGCGTATGTCGAATTGATAGACTCTTCCCAGAAGCACCCCACCAAAGTATCGTTACTGTTTCTATTTTATTCGGTTTCTGGGGATTATTTGCCTTTGCATTCTCATACGCCACTACCACTTACTTAAATAAACTCCTTATCATCCCTTGTGTATTTCCAGAAGGTGGACTTGGGAAATATGCCCATGGAAAACAATTTTCTATTGTCACAAAACAATTTATCTTTTGGGCCGCATCTACCCTTTTCCCGATCGTTCTTCTCATCTTTGGAATTTTGCTCAGAACAAACCAAAACATTTTTAATTTACATGAACTAGTTCATAATGATGTCCTATTTGAAGTCATCGCCATTATGCTCGTCTTTTCGTTTGCATTTGCAATGTCTTTTGCTTCCAGTTTACAACACCCACTCAACCAAATCGAAAAAGCAACAGCACTCATCAAAGAACAAAAGTTTGATACCAGGGTAAAAATTTTTAGTTCCGATGAACTAGGTCTACTGGGTGATGCTGTAAACGAAATGGCGGAAGGTCTTGCGGAAAGAGAAAGAATCAAAGACACGTTCGGTCGAATTGTAGATCCAAGAGTCAGAGATTATTTACTTTCCAATGAACATAGTTTAGGTGGAAAAGTGGTAGAAGCCTCTATTTTATTTTCAGACCTGAGGGATTTTACAACACTTTCCGAAAAACGAAAGCCGGAAGAAGTATTGTATATCCTCAATCGTTATTTCCAGGAAATGAGCAATGCCATTGAAATCCACGGTGGTTTTATTAATAAATTCATTGGGGATGCCATCCTTGCAGTTTTTGGGACTCCGATGCCAATGGCTGACCACGCCGAACGTGCGTTTGCAACTGCCCTCCAAATGCAGAAGAATTTAGATTCACTCAATGCCCAATTTTTAAGAGAAGGACTTACCGAGCTAAAGATGGGAATTGGGATCCACACGGGGAGCCTTCTTGTGGGAAATATCGGTTCTGCCAATCGGATGGAATTTACAGTGATTGGAGATACCGTGAATACTGCCTCTCGAGTGGAAGGACTTTGCAAAGGTTTAAAGAAAAATCTTCTTCTCACTGAAAATACATCGATCCTTCTACCGGAAAACATTCGGTCAAAACTAAAGCCTGAAGGTGAATATGAATTGAAAGGTAGAGAGACCAAAGAAAGTATTTATTCTTATTCAAACGCCGAATAA
- a CDS encoding 3-hydroxyacyl-CoA dehydrogenase NAD-binding domain-containing protein has protein sequence MREIKTVTILGANGAMGSGSAGVIAAFGGAKVHMLARDVEKAKQGIEAAVASVKTDTIRARMIPGSYDADLEKAVAESDWVFELVAESYEVKEPINTRIAKARRPGTIVSTVSSGLSIGRLAKAYDEDGQKHYYGTHFFNPPYKMILCELVTHSGNDKKVTQALGEYLEKVLGRAVVYTNDTPAFAGNRIGFQLMNEVAHFAEKYADKGGIALMDEIMSGYTGRAMGPLATADFVGLDVHKAIVDNIYDNTKDEAHETFKLPGYFQKLIDAGKLGMKSGGGLTKVVKHPDGKREKFVYNIKTGEYDPYPKFDIPFIKEARQKIKDSDYKGAMDVVKKASGFEADIARYFISRYISYSLSLVGEVVDTKENTDGAMGFGFNWVPASAFVDFLGGPKETIKLMEASKIPVPKLLKDAKEGKKFYELGDKLDARSLFKG, from the coding sequence ATGAGAGAAATCAAAACTGTCACGATTTTAGGTGCCAACGGAGCCATGGGTTCTGGAAGTGCGGGCGTCATTGCTGCCTTCGGTGGTGCTAAAGTCCATATGCTCGCTAGAGATGTTGAAAAAGCAAAACAGGGTATCGAAGCCGCTGTCGCATCCGTAAAAACGGATACCATTCGCGCAAGAATGATCCCTGGTTCCTACGATGCGGATCTGGAAAAAGCTGTCGCAGAGTCAGATTGGGTATTCGAACTCGTGGCGGAAAGTTACGAAGTCAAAGAACCGATCAATACTCGCATTGCAAAGGCTCGCCGTCCCGGAACCATCGTATCCACTGTATCCTCTGGACTTTCCATTGGTCGATTGGCAAAAGCTTACGATGAAGATGGTCAAAAACACTACTACGGAACCCATTTTTTTAACCCTCCTTATAAAATGATCCTTTGTGAACTCGTCACTCACTCAGGGAATGATAAAAAAGTTACACAAGCGTTAGGTGAATACTTAGAAAAAGTACTCGGCCGTGCTGTTGTGTATACAAACGACACTCCTGCTTTTGCTGGAAACCGTATTGGATTTCAGTTGATGAATGAAGTGGCTCACTTTGCAGAAAAGTATGCTGACAAAGGTGGAATCGCCCTTATGGACGAAATCATGTCAGGTTATACTGGCCGTGCGATGGGACCACTCGCTACTGCTGACTTCGTGGGACTAGATGTCCATAAAGCGATCGTAGACAATATCTATGACAATACAAAAGACGAAGCTCACGAAACATTCAAACTTCCTGGTTACTTCCAAAAATTAATCGATGCCGGTAAACTCGGAATGAAATCTGGTGGTGGTCTCACTAAGGTTGTGAAACATCCTGACGGAAAACGTGAGAAGTTTGTTTACAATATCAAAACGGGTGAGTACGATCCGTACCCAAAATTTGATATTCCTTTTATCAAAGAAGCTCGCCAAAAAATTAAAGATTCTGATTACAAAGGTGCGATGGATGTAGTTAAAAAAGCATCCGGTTTCGAAGCAGACATTGCTCGTTATTTCATTTCACGTTACATCAGTTATTCGCTCTCTCTCGTTGGAGAAGTAGTGGATACAAAAGAAAATACTGACGGCGCCATGGGTTTTGGATTTAACTGGGTTCCTGCGTCTGCGTTTGTTGATTTCCTTGGTGGACCAAAAGAAACAATTAAGTTAATGGAAGCGTCTAAGATTCCAGTTCCAAAACTTTTAAAAGATGCAAAAGAAGGCAAAAAGTTCTACGAACTTGGCGACAAACTTGATGCAAGGTCTCTCTTCAAAGGTTAA
- a CDS encoding acetyl-CoA acetyltransferase has product MSEKVFVLGGEQTDFQRNWTKEGKTFMSMMREVLDDALEKVGISYDEIKRLNKENKVAVFVGNFDAEQYANQGHLGAFLTEVNPALFGVPGARYEAACASGSVALDAAITHIRAEDYDLAIVLGVEVMKTVSSSVGGDFLGTAAYYEKEAKGVQFPFPKLFGKLADVILERYELKEERFMDALAEISRINYANAKRNPKAQTRTWFMNKEHAMARGGDNNMAVGGRLCITDCSQVTDGAAVTLLASKGYAKEYAKKTGRKFDDIPRIKGWGHRVAPITFEAKKLESVGDKYILPWTRQTVKDAYKRADLDVKNIDVFETHDCFTSSEYAAISAFGISEPGKEHIAIEEGTIDFGGKKPINPSGGLIGVGHPVGASGVRMMLDLYKQVTGTAGDYQVKGAKNGLMLNIGGSATTNFVFILGK; this is encoded by the coding sequence ATGAGTGAAAAAGTATTCGTATTAGGCGGAGAACAAACCGACTTCCAAAGAAACTGGACCAAAGAAGGAAAAACCTTCATGTCCATGATGCGCGAAGTATTAGATGATGCTCTTGAAAAAGTTGGCATTAGTTATGATGAAATCAAACGATTGAACAAAGAAAACAAAGTGGCTGTTTTTGTTGGTAACTTTGATGCGGAACAGTATGCCAACCAAGGCCACTTAGGTGCTTTCCTTACAGAAGTAAACCCTGCCCTTTTTGGTGTTCCTGGTGCTCGTTACGAAGCCGCTTGTGCTTCTGGATCGGTTGCCCTTGATGCTGCCATCACACATATCCGTGCTGAAGATTACGATCTAGCAATTGTTCTTGGTGTGGAAGTGATGAAAACAGTTTCTTCTTCAGTGGGTGGTGACTTCCTTGGAACTGCTGCATATTATGAAAAAGAAGCGAAGGGAGTTCAATTTCCTTTCCCTAAACTTTTCGGAAAACTTGCAGACGTGATCTTAGAAAGATACGAACTAAAAGAAGAACGTTTTATGGATGCACTTGCTGAAATTTCACGTATCAACTATGCAAACGCAAAACGTAACCCTAAAGCACAAACTCGTACATGGTTCATGAACAAAGAACATGCGATGGCACGTGGTGGAGATAACAATATGGCAGTGGGTGGAAGACTTTGTATCACTGACTGTTCTCAAGTAACAGACGGTGCTGCGGTGACTTTACTTGCTTCCAAAGGTTATGCAAAAGAATACGCTAAAAAAACTGGCCGCAAATTCGATGATATCCCTCGCATCAAAGGTTGGGGTCACAGAGTGGCACCAATTACGTTTGAAGCAAAAAAACTGGAATCCGTTGGGGACAAATACATCCTTCCATGGACTCGCCAAACAGTAAAAGATGCTTACAAACGTGCTGACTTAGATGTAAAAAACATCGATGTGTTTGAAACACATGACTGTTTTACTTCTTCTGAATATGCTGCGATTTCTGCATTTGGAATCTCAGAACCAGGAAAAGAACACATCGCAATCGAAGAAGGAACCATTGACTTTGGTGGTAAAAAACCAATCAATCCATCCGGTGGACTCATTGGTGTGGGTCACCCAGTAGGTGCTTCTGGGGTTCGTATGATGCTTGACCTTTACAAACAAGTAACTGGAACAGCAGGAGACTACCAAGTGAAAGGAGCAAAGAACGGTCTGATGCTCAACATTGGTGGATCTGCAACGACGAACTTCGTGTTCATCTTAGGAAAGTAA